CTACAGCTATTAATAATATcactattattttaattatagaacCTAAATTTgctttaataaattatgtaaacggaTGGACCGACCTTCTTGCTACTAAGCTTTTATAACATATTAGGTCTTAGATGGTGTGCCCCTTCATTATTgagtagattttttttaaaagattgttATTGTACTTTATCTAATTAAAAGTGtttagtatgtatatatatttgtttattggTAATTAATTATAACCTTCAAATGAAAATTAGATTAACATTACaacaaattcaataaaattattagatcTCGAATCCGACATCAAACTTGTCATTGAATCAAggcttgaatggtaattgcatagCTTATCAGTATCATATATTTAAAAGAGAGTTGGTATCtatatttattaaagaaaatttaaaatacccATAAATTATAGGTGAGGAgagaaattatgtttgaatattACACAATCATAAATCCCAAaatatttaatcctttttaagagtaaaaatgaaaataaaagatattttaatcattttttaaaaaaaaatcttaaaaatacatacaaataATTTAAAGCATAAACATGGTTCATTGTTCAAGCAATAAATCATGTGCAAGTACAAAACAAGACAATTGAGGGTTTTAGAGATAAAGACACGAGAGGACTGAGCAGCAAAGAGAAGGCAATTGGTGTTACTGAACACTTCAACACTGTAGATATAGTAAGTACCCACAACGCCTAGTACACACTATATAACACAAACCTTTGTTTGCATCTAATCTCTCTCCAATTTTTCAATCAatattttgctttcttttttatttaattcaatcaatCAAATCAAATTAGTTCAATTATTCGATTAACTATTGAATTTAGTTCtgttaatttcttaaaaattttgattaccaattaattcgattaaaattgattaatttaactGAACTATTCCATTAACtacaattattattaatattaaataggTTGAATGCATTATATaagcttaaaataaaaaaaataatggattTAATAGAGATAATTTTTATAATGGACTTAAAAAAGAATtatcaaaactaaaattatttgaaaaaagtaaaataaaactacataaataaaaaataaaagaaggaaatatgcaaaaaaaattctattaattgTTAGAATTAACAGAAAAAAATTTAATCCATTAatagagttttaaaaattttaggtcaattaacGTTGGAAATTTGtttgaagttttaatttgattgtaATATTAATTAAACGGAACTTTTGAACACACGCCTATTCACTCTCTCCTTTCTATACAtacattcttatatatatatatatgctgactgtttgcttcttctttttttctctttctcctccaCGCTGATAATTGAGACAATGATGGGGCGATCTGACGCCTTCCCTTCCCTTCCATCGACGACATTGTACGAATTGGCtattcatttttatatatcaGAAAAACGGATTGACAGCTCTGCTTCTCTCCGTTCATTGCTCTCCACGTAACAATCTCTTGGTTGATTGTTGATTGCTGATGCAAACAAcgcccctttttttttttcttctctgccGCCACAACACAATTTTACAGTGTGTGAGAGAGAGAAGTGTAGGAACAACGTCTATAGGACGTGGGAAAAACAAAAAAGGCAAAAGTCCAAAGGGAGAGTTAAAATGGAAGGTGGGGGGATTTGGATTTTGGGGAAGAGCATTCAATTCGAATATCACTATCACACGATTTCAAAAGGCATGCGTTACGCTATTCAGATTCTCACGTcactctttattttaaaaaatattttctctcacTGACCATTGTTGCAGTGAGCAGTGAGAAGTGAGAAGAAGGCACATTTTGCATGGTTTTGATGATCAAACAAacaaagttttttaaaaatttttctcgATTGTGTCGTTTTTTTGGATATCCATATTTTGCATGCTCCCCACCTGCTCGACGTATTGTCCAGTCGACCGTCTTTTACTGGCCCACTCTCTTCAACTGGGATTTCAGAGAGCGAAATCAACAGGGTGGCGCGTGTATGGGACGCGAAACCTGTGGAGGGTGGGGGAAAAGGGGGCTCGGGGATCGAGGCAGGGGCGTATCTATACAATGCAAGTATAGATTGGCATGACATGGCATGCAAATGTACTAATCGAAGACTGATGGTTGTGCATGCATGCCAAATTGGCATTCTcttgaaaacttaaaaaaagtacagttactttatttatttaaaaaaataaaataaaaatgtgcaGGATGCAGAACACAATATTCACTTACTGGATATAACAGTTTTATGATCTTTCTTTGGATATTGATGAGATGATGATGAAATAATATGATTCAGTTGTCCCATGGATGATCATCGGTGCTGAAAAACCTTTTGTTTTGGGTGATAACATTCATATTGGGCCCACTTCCTCTCACTTCTTACTTATGTAAAGGGTTAAAGTGCAAAACCCGTCGTGACCATAGTATAAGATACGCCCCATGGAGGTCTGTCGATAAGATGTGGATCATTTAGTCCACGAGAATTGGTCTAATTTAAAGAACTGTTGGAGAAGCTTATCAGATTAAAGCCTAGTTGGCCTAATAATGACGATATGACAACTTAGGCTATTATattaactaatcttagaagattaaTAAGAATCATATCTCGTAAAGATTatattagatttgatatgacatatattataaatccctaaaattaagggatatggttaatctcatccgtcgatgtaaattAATATTGTCCGTCGATTTGGGggggctcaactataaataaggaGCCTCCCCCTCACTTGAAAGGCATTCCATTATATGTTGacttcttaagagtaatagaattctaagagcatttactcaaataccttaTGTGTGTTCTTTTTTATGGCTTTCTATTGTTCTTTgtggcttcttttggcataagtttACTTCTgctatataaattggtgccttGAAAGACTTTTACaagaatcctcacttgagtaatGGTtaacttaggcgagtttggacaaACGGATCGCCTAATGCCGCACGGATCGTGAGGTGAAAGATCTAGCCCCTTAACACTTACACCTGCTTGGACCTTACACCTTAGCTGACATGAGATGTGAGATGAAAATTACCCTGATATCCTAAGAGAGAGACTTCTCGATGCCCCCAAAACAAAACACTAATACAACAacataatttctatttttttttaatttctcaaattcaaaaTCAACCTAATCCATTTAATTTGTAATGTAAACTTTGACTCAActtcaattttaaaatacaaatttgaagtaaaaataatttttttttataaatgttctATAGTTATGTAACACTCCTTAACCCTAAACTGtagtcggaatagggttacggagcattaccggataTATCAGATAACTTATATCTAGTTCACAAATAAATAACAGATATAACATACTTGTATCAAATATGTCATATTAGTTCCATTTCATCCTTATAACCAATTTAAACATCATTCTACAACCACAATTACAAAACTCTTATACTTAACATATACATCACTTAGGTACATGCCACGTTATCAAAAGAAAGGTACATCACTAAAATTTCTTTGAGGTCGGGATTGCTCTGGATGTTGGACCGAACACTAGttttctactaacctgcgcacggaaacagcCGTATGCTGAGTATTagaatactcagtggtattaccataattcaaatttataacatttatcgataaattatatacatttaatttatgtctacaattattcattaattatatcatactttaaatcaacttgataattaataacaataagcaATATTTCAAATCTTGTATTTAATTGCACTCATACCTTATTTCACTATCTCAATTCTATTGGATTTTTCACATCCCAttccaatagttcatttcaattcatatacaattcattcaatttatcattatattcaaTATCAATTCTATTGCAATTTGTACTCATTAatatcatataacaaaaatttattcTTAAGCACATCATGAACTTTGGGCTCATATCTTcaaatctcatatctcaattttcaattcacatatcaATTCTCAATTTCACATTCTCATTTATTTCTTTCCATAGCTCAATCAATCACACTTATTCAAAtattctcatttcaattatttacccctattaacaagactgggaccttggcggatacacggatccaaccaaacacaccagaatggcacctagtgcctcatcggatagttcgaagcaataaagtgacacccagtgtctcatcggcagaGCTGAAGAAAGTTGGTAGCCAgtagtacctcatcgaatctattggaagtaacagtatgacacccagtgtctcatcgactcaaggtcgaagtatccatgaacacttccaatcctatggcatgccaactatatccgactcagcccgactagttaatagggtattcaaatcatttttttatttcaaattcactttcgattcaatcacaattcaattcaaattcacttttcaCTTTTCACTTTTTAATCAAGAAACAGTTCACATAATTTCACTTCGATTCAATTCATTtcattcacttttattcaatgcAATATTTTAATACTCACCTCAATTTCACTTACCATGTACtttaattgaaatttaacaattgaaaataaataaattcaaattattgTAATACAAAtcgaaattttctcgaatcactCATTGTccaccttctcctttcctttctcggACAATGACTCTTGCACGACATTAGCtacgtaattaaacaattaaaaatcattaatacaaaatttcatcaaaatatttctatttatacctaaatttacttaaattctaatttaatcccttatcattactaattttattttcccaatctaactccatattctctcttaattcttactataaactcattttaactattcaatttcaccataaatccctaattttgaaattctctcaatttagtccctactattcaaaacttatgttttattttacaaatcaaccctttactaacttctaacttgaaattcactcaatttaacccctaattcatcaattaattcaacataactcatgtctaaAAATCTACtatctttcaaaatttcagcTCATACTtaatagtattttgttctagtttcataaaaactcaaaaattacaagaaaatgggttaaattgacttaccaaattaactttgaaccttgaaaccccaaattttccttctttccttcccgtttcttttttttccctttctcccCTGTTTTCGTTTTGTTATTCTGTTTCTATTctctttttctatcttttatttcttttcttttatatatataataatataatataataatataattaatataatacttatttattaagtaaataaatataatatatattaactaaaatatcTCAGATATTTCTTTCGTTATGTCACCTCAATTTAGGCGGATGGCATAATTCcccatttagtccttttaacttttttaatctattattcaactttcacccttatttcaatttagtccttttttcacaataacttttaattaagtcaaattcacctaattaactacacaactaacttcgtaaatatttataataaatatttaagagTTCGATTTACCGGAACGGAGTCCcgagaatattttttttaatttggtcctttttaatcAGTTAACCATCGAAACATTAAactttcttaacgaaactttaatactaccctaatgacactccgtaaatatttataaaaatatttaaggctCAATTTATAATATCAAGGTCTCGATGCCTTGTTTTTGACCCAATTTatctaataatttattttaaatcacaaaattcactaattttagaaatatttctaaaatcatgcttaacttataattattaattagtaaacttttttaacttttttttcatcggatttagtgatctcaaatgactattctgacactactaaaaattaggctattacaatttaaatttgttattatatcaaattTAGGAATTATCACGTtagtttttatatgttatttaatgcttgataataaaaaatttaaataattaaatgattattttataatttttttttatatttgagtgATAGAAAAGAATTTACTCCATGATTATAAGTGTAATTTGCCATGGTGAAAATTATAATGGTTAcggtaaaaaattattaaattatgtttgtgaaagccactttttttttgaaaacgtgaTTTGCATTTCTTTACCTCTAGTAGAAAGAAAATCGGTATATTTGGGCCGGATCTATCACTTAAAAATGAACTTTTGGGCCAATAAAATATTTAGGACTTCTCAGAAGGGTGGatattttgttaatttctttattaatgcaaaaaataaaaagaagagataAATTGTCATAAAATATGAGAAAAAAGggatactttttaattttataatttaaatatcattctAACATGATATTTGAACTTTAATTTAGGACAGTTACATATAtaaagaattaattttaatttaattatacatataaaatattgatttttttaaaaaaatataactattttaatgttgaagaaatataataatttagGAACAAGTTGAGTATGATTAGAAAGGATGGTGACTACTTTCCCTATAAGTTAACGGTCTACGTCGAGATACGTGACGTTGGTAGTTTTCACTGTATAGTCAAGTTCCAAATCAACTAATTTTCTAGTGAAATGTCTTAACGAAATATTTGTATTTGTAAAtttgatttataaaaaaaagaaagaatgagtTTAGTTATTAGCGAAAGGCTTCAATTTTATGTgattggaaatttttaaaatgataggGGGTAAAGTGTAAAGAGAACATGAATTGGTTAAtggttatatattaaaaatgtctATAAACTATAATAGTTTATTCATATAAGTCCTTATGGTTTCTTTTTAGTTATAGAAGCCgttttttttaatacatattcataaaaatacttatttgtaaTTAGATAACATTTTTTTAGGACACagacaaaaaaaaatacatgtaacaTTGGACAAACAAACAAGTAAAACATTACCAAAATATTATTGATGAGATCatattaaaactattttaatctaATAAATTACAAATTATTACAAATATTAGTACGATACATttgacataatataatataatatgatcACACAAATTAGTGTCTAGATAGAGTTTCTATGATGACTTATGCAAAACacaatataaaacaaaaataacaaaaacacataaaaatgtatataaaacaaattattaaCAATATGTTTATAATATTCTAAACCCACGAAAAAACACAAATATAAATGTGGTATAAAAAAACTACGAATGCATCAACACAAttaccaaaattcacattttttcaTACCATGTATCTTCATGTTGTTTTATCAATAATCATACTCattcaatatatattatatttaagaaaaattttggcgtatgaataattttttacatagatttcaataaatttattcatatacattatttttcgtgttatgctaaatttttttaattttaaattcattataaatttagcACTTATGTAGTATATTCTAATTTTAATCTCTTTCTGCTTTATAGAGTTCCAACTCTAATTGATTGGATTTATATTACATAAATaagaaattgttagattttgGACAAGATAAAGGTTCTACAAGGCCCTTTTGAAAGTCAAGGATCCATaggaacagaaaaagaagaagaaaatctaCCTCAATTTTTATTAGCAGAAATGAGTAGAAAAATGAGTTCAGATTCTCATTTTGGGATTCCGATCATCGAGTTGCCAACAAATTCAAAAGATCTAGATGGAGGAAGCGATGAATGGCGAAGTTTGTGCAAGTCAGTACGAGAAGCTTGTGAGAATCATGGCTGCTTCCAGGTGGTTTACCATAAGATTTCATCCCATCTCCAACACGAATTGTTTTCTCTGATACGGCAACCTTTTAATCTTCCATTGGAGACGAAGAAACAAAACGTTAAATCAAAGCCTTTACATGGCTACTACGAACCAGGCGGTGATTTCCTTCCTTTCTACGAGAGCTTCGGACTCGAAGATGCCTCCAGTTGTAACTCGTCAAAAGCTTCGCCCAACTTAATGCAGATTCATCACCATAATCACTTCTGTTAAACCAAACACTTCTCTTCAAATGGATCAAAATTAGCCGATCAAGatctaatttgattttttttcccgTTAGCGAAACGATTACTGCTCTGATGTAGCCTGTAGGAGATGGAGGAGTTGAACCATGTGATTGGTTTGACGATCATTGATGGTTATGGTTTGGGAGAGAAACGTGAGTAGTTGATGAAAGATTATCAACTGCGGCGGGTGATGAAATATTCAGCGCCTCCGTCGGGAGAGTATACGAATGTGGTATCGGCTCATAGAGTGCTCTACTTTGCTTGAAATTGAAACCAAGGATGGAGAGTGGGTTAAGTTGTGTATGCCACCCGGTACTTTCGTCTTCATCTATGGAGATCTTCTTAATGTAATAACATTAATGCACTGCGACTTTTCAATAACAGTAAGAAAGTTTTCAGGATGTAACTCAATGaataaaattacaattcaatTGATAAAATGTAAAAGTATAGAAGAACAATTATGTAATTATACCAATTAACAGAAacaaatgataattttaataattacaaTGAAACTTTTTGTAGTTTgttgaccaaaacaaaaacatgctaataattgaatgactaattgtataatttacttaaaaattaagtataaatttaggaaaaaaacaatacttttttaaaattaaaggagTTTTGAGAGGAAAAAAGTATGAGAGCTTAAATTCTAGACATATACTCAAATCATTTATTTATTCCCTTCGGTTTCCGCTTTGGACCGTTTATATATAAACCCACCCAGTCGTGTACGTACACATTGTAGATTCCCACCAtacttttctttaaaaatcatTAGAACCATATTATGATTTCTTGTTAAATCTTATCAtcattataatgattttataatacTATACTTTTAATGCCATTAGTTTTTATATTAAAGAATAGCTAAATTAGTAAGTTCTACAAGTATTTCAGGTGGcagattcttttttcttttaaacatCAATAAACAATtgcaaaatatttaacaaaattttaaaatgtgagttcaatagttaaaattttatgacTATTTGAATGATTCAAAATTATTAGAGCCAATAAGACAAAATTAAGGGTAAAGGATCATAAAAACTCTTGTATTATAAGTCAAATTTTACTCTATAAATTAGATTAAAgaacaaatgttaaaatttcatctatttttacaatTAAAGTTTGATCCATATATGTCAACATGAGCTATATGTGATGCAACTTTTTAgtagaaattgataaattttttaacaaaaaagatctTTAACCTAATGTATAGTAACTAATTTAAAAGCGGTAAAATGCAATCTATCTCTTGGCATAGGGGCCTCCATGGTTATTTTACCTAATTTACTAATGTTGAATTTCCAAATTAAATTGCAGGCGTGGAGTAATGGAAGAATGCATGCAGCAAATCATAGGGTAATGTCGAGGAGAAACGAATATCGATATTCTTTGGGAACATTCGCGGTTCCGGTGAAAGGTACGATCATCAAAGCAGCAAAAGAGATGGTTGACGAGGAACAACCTCGAGTTTTCAAGGATACCGATTTCATGGACTTCGTCGATTACGCAAACGCAGGGGGTTCATTGCTATTCGACTCAGAAGCTGTTCTTATATGCTGCTCTACCcagaaattaagttaaaaattcgaAAAAGTTTTAAGCATTAATGACAGAGACATGAAATGGATGGGACTATTCCTAATAAGTAGAGATGATAGCAGGTTGGAAATCTGCAATTTCTGTAATATCTGGATTTGAAGCTATTCCGAAAACTTTGCTTAAACTTTATACCTCTCTTTTATCTTCAGTACCAGCTTCCAGGTTTCTTCCATCTCTAGCCATAACAATTGTGCCTTGAGGAACCCCTACAATTGCACAATTTGTATTTCAATCCTAATTCGAAAAAGCAATTCATTCGGGGTTGGACAAATGATACGACACGATTGCATGTCATGCTTGGGAAACAAGTAACCATACCAACGAAAATGGATACCAGTTTAGAAGGATCACCTGTTTGTATCGGCATTCGTTCACCGGAACCAGTTGCTTGACTTGCATTATCAGTAACAGCCATCTTTCCCCGAAGTTCACGTGAGAAAGCAATGCTTCCTACTGCTTCAGGTTCTCCGCCGGGTGCATAATTTTCCCCTGTCCTCACAGCAGATTTAGTAGAGTAGGTTGTCGACCAAGATCCTCCATTTGATCCAGCCAATGCCATTATTACATCTGCCTGAAATGACCATGCAGCATATAGTTGTCATGACCAGAAATGCATATTAAGAAACAAAATACCAGACACGATATTGATGTGAAAATGAAATTCTCGAATGATATCTTCTAAGATTCCATAGCTATCAGACATAAAACTGTTCCCATAGCTGACACACCCGAGAAATGTTGCTTGGACTGGAGCTCAGAACAGTGATTACAGATTCCTATGTCTCACAATCTTCAGTTTCTCAGTAATCAAACTAGTTATTTCTTATCGAAAGAACTATATTTATAACATCATGTCATCCAGTAGTACCCACATTATTAAATCCCAGATAGTTAAATTTGCACTTGTAGAACCCAAATAACACGGTCCTATTTTCTAAGGCTTCATTTTGAAGCCAATGGACCTGTGGTACAGTGCAATTGAGCACCTTTATGCCGCAACCACGTGCTATCTTCTAAACTAGCTTTAATGGTAAGTATGTGTTATCCATCCAAGGGATAATGGTAGCTCCATTTCCTAGAGTAAAGGACATCATAATCAAAGGTGATGACAGGCCCCTCTTATGTAGCTTTAAAAATAGGATTCCGTTATTTGGACAAGTTGACCACAATATGTCCCCCTAACCCAGCTAGAGAATTGACAACATATTTGAAGGAGCACATCACATGTTCATTCCTCCTATTCTCCAAGACGTATTGATATCAGAAGAATCCATATGGCAATCTCATCTGATGTTTCACAACACATGATGACGTATCAAATATTAAGGAAACTTCTAAGTTCTAATATCCATGAATAAGGACGTAGGTCTAATCTCGGGTTATAATATGCATGGTGTTAAGCTCAATGGTTATCTTATGCATTTGAAACCTAGTTGCATTTGAAATTCATGGATTATATAACGTAATTACAATATCAACTTAGCTTAGCTGATATAGGGCTGAATGTTCAATTAgataaaatacttgaatcagaAAGAAGTTGATAAGAAAGCTTGTCGAGAAACAATTGATATTAAAAAACTTGAGGTCCATTAGCAAACAATAGGAAACTGACCTTGTTCGGGTGCACATCATCAAAGACGTGAGCCTGACCACCATAAAATATAGTCATTTGTCGGCTGGCAGATGTTAATCCCTGTCGACTGTAACAAAGAAAAGAGCATTGaatttattctgtttttttttctttgcagaGCACAACAATCAAAAGCAAGAAACAAAGATTATATTATATTCACCTCGGAGGAACTAAAGGCTCGGGATGTGAATTATGAGCCCCAGTCTTAGGCCTGCCCCCACTTGGCACTATCGCAGATGAACCCTTTTCAGTGGGAACACCGCTAGCATTAATAGAACTCAAAATTCCAGGGCCTTTAATTCCAGTTCTAGATCCTTCATCGGCAGCTGCTTGAGAGATAACAGAAGGACCAACAGTTGTATCCTTGAACCTGTTTGAAGATACTTGATGCACAAAAGGCACAAAGTGACCACCACGAGAAGCATACTGTACTGCTGAGGGGACAGACCGTTCCCATTTGGAAGCATTACCTTCAAGTCTGCTACCAGCGGGAGGCTGCAATATAAGAGATGTAGAAGAAGGCCTCATTGACTTCATACCAAGGAATACTTCGTCCTCGTTGGACCTTCTAGGCCGCTCTCCTCCAGCCCCATTGCGAAGCATCTGAAATacaaacaataaagaaaattatttagTACATATGAACGACTAATAACAACTAAagcttcactttcactttgagaaaaaagaagtaaaacaagATAAGATACAATATAGATGATATACCTTCATCA
The genomic region above belongs to Gossypium hirsutum isolate 1008001.06 chromosome D05, Gossypium_hirsutum_v2.1, whole genome shotgun sequence and contains:
- the LOC107907301 gene encoding protein TIFY 8 isoform X6 — its product is MVAVLKMAEQSKTTNTNNANTTNTPTHLQHQQVKPAAMFHDFLGMKPSNSSVVLAPKATDARFSEASPSPSASVAASSGGGGAGRGPISSTSDLGSVERQAGNHLEGIPYYGPRSEISGPDKNNSLAGSKRSFSDSAFMGHESLESLHLMKMLRNGAGGERPRRSNEDEVFLGMKSMRPSSTSLILQPPAGSRLEGNASKWERSVPSAVQYASRGGHFVPFVHQVSSNRFKDTTVGPSVISQAAADEGSRTGIKGPGILSSINASGVPTEKGSSAIVPSGGRPKTGAHNSHPEPLVPPSRQGLTSASRQMTIFYGGQAHVFDDVHPNKADVIMALAGSNGGSWSTTYSTKSAVRTGENYAPGGEPEAVGSIAFSRELRGKMAVTDNASQATGSGERMPIQTGVPQGTIVMARDGRNLEAGTEDKREV